A window of the Gemmatimonadaceae bacterium genome harbors these coding sequences:
- a CDS encoding CpsB/CapC family capsule biosynthesis tyrosine phosphatase, translating into MTAGSATDFHSHLIPGVDDGAANLAESRAAVAAFARDGVRTAILTPHFDGSLTRTPSMASARLAQIDTAFAALIADADVLVTGVQLLRGVELMLDLPDPDVSDPRLRLNGGRFVLVEYPGLQLPLSHADYAIRALREKGWQPILAHPERYRNVDDGLSQLVALRYAGAYFQVNAGSLLGYHGEAPRRRAIELLARGWAEYGSSDYHARGAPAVAAARAALTAAGAAAQAELLFVENPARLVQDAAPQAVPAMAIAARKPRPWWARLLGRR; encoded by the coding sequence ATGACGGCAGGCTCCGCCACCGACTTCCATAGTCACCTGATTCCGGGAGTCGATGACGGCGCGGCGAATCTCGCCGAATCGCGCGCTGCCGTGGCCGCATTCGCGCGGGATGGCGTGCGGACGGCGATCCTCACGCCGCATTTCGACGGCTCCCTGACGCGCACGCCGTCGATGGCGAGCGCGCGGCTCGCGCAGATCGACACCGCCTTCGCGGCGCTGATCGCCGACGCCGACGTGCTGGTGACGGGCGTGCAGCTGCTGCGCGGCGTCGAGCTGATGCTAGACCTGCCCGATCCGGACGTCAGCGATCCGCGCCTGCGGCTCAACGGCGGGCGCTTCGTGCTGGTGGAGTACCCCGGGCTTCAGCTGCCGCTGTCGCACGCCGACTATGCCATCCGTGCGCTGCGGGAAAAGGGGTGGCAGCCGATCCTCGCGCATCCCGAGCGCTACCGGAATGTCGACGACGGACTCTCGCAGCTCGTCGCGCTGCGCTACGCCGGGGCCTACTTCCAAGTCAACGCCGGGTCGCTGCTCGGCTATCACGGCGAGGCGCCGCGCCGGCGGGCCATCGAGTTGCTGGCTCGGGGCTGGGCGGAGTACGGGTCCAGCGACTACCACGCGCGGGGCGCGCCGGCCGTGGCGGCGGCGCGCGCGGCACTCACGGCGGCCGGCGCGGCGGCCCAGGCGGAACTCTTGTTTGTCGAGAATCCGGCGCGGCTGGTGCAGGACGCGGCGCCGCAGGCCGTGCCGGCGATGGCGATCGCCGCAAGAAAGCCGCGCCCGTGGTGGGCGCGGCTCCTTGGGCGACGCTGA
- a CDS encoding ATPase, T2SS/T4P/T4SS family codes for MHTTATVKADDLPPAEERRFRPGGSAAQVERLRQFLTEAIQRGASDVHIRAGDVVYARIHGQLVPLDTPVLGALDTRELAMHMLATAPNAPTLDEVHDYTGPWSAPGIARFRISILKQRSSYMVVMRVIPDVLPTFETLGLPSALGRAVLADFGLVLISGVAGSGRTSTLAAIINHLNHHAPARRHVVSVEPSIEFLHKSHKCSVTQREVGIDTDSYIAGMRAALDQDADVVVLGELAGAEMIEMAFRAVEQGRMVIARVQSADVTSALKSLLGNFPVDAQDQVRLQLSETLRCALAQRLLPRADGNGRVLAAELLCMNPGVREIIGDPGRLQELRSVLAEGRAQYGTQTFDQHLADLVIAGRVSFDVAVILASNSLDFELQLRGLRR; via the coding sequence GTGCATACGACCGCTACTGTGAAAGCTGACGACCTGCCTCCTGCTGAAGAGCGCCGATTCCGTCCCGGCGGCAGCGCGGCGCAGGTGGAGCGCCTTCGGCAGTTCCTGACCGAGGCAATCCAGCGTGGGGCCAGCGACGTGCACATCCGGGCCGGCGATGTGGTATACGCCCGCATTCACGGGCAGCTGGTGCCGCTCGACACGCCAGTGCTCGGCGCGCTCGACACGCGCGAACTCGCCATGCACATGCTGGCGACGGCGCCAAATGCGCCGACCCTCGACGAGGTCCACGACTACACGGGCCCGTGGAGCGCGCCAGGCATCGCGCGTTTCCGCATCAGCATCCTGAAGCAGCGCTCCAGCTACATGGTGGTGATGCGCGTCATTCCCGACGTGCTGCCGACTTTCGAGACGCTTGGCCTGCCGTCGGCGCTTGGCCGCGCCGTGCTCGCGGACTTCGGCCTGGTCCTGATCAGCGGTGTGGCGGGGTCCGGACGGACCAGCACGCTCGCGGCGATCATCAACCACCTCAACCACCACGCGCCGGCACGCCGCCATGTCGTGTCGGTGGAGCCGTCCATCGAGTTCCTGCACAAGAGCCACAAGTGCTCGGTGACGCAGCGCGAGGTGGGCATCGACACCGACTCGTACATCGCCGGCATGCGCGCCGCCCTCGACCAGGACGCGGACGTGGTGGTGCTCGGCGAACTGGCGGGCGCCGAGATGATCGAGATGGCCTTCCGTGCCGTGGAACAGGGCCGCATGGTCATCGCCCGCGTGCAGTCGGCCGACGTCACCAGCGCGCTGAAGTCGCTGCTGGGGAACTTCCCGGTCGACGCGCAGGACCAGGTGCGCCTCCAGCTCTCAGAGACGCTGCGCTGCGCCCTTGCCCAGCGGCTGCTGCCGCGGGCCGATGGCAACGGACGCGTGCTGGCCGCGGAACTGCTGTGCATGAACCCGGGCGTGCGCGAGATCATCGGCGACCCGGGCCGCTTGCAGGAACTGCGCTCCGTGCTTGCCGAGGGGCGTGCGCAATACGGCACGCAGACCTTCGATCAGCACCTGGCCGACCTGGTCATCGCCGGGCGCGTCTCGTTCGACGTGGCGGTCATTCTCGCGTCGAACTCGCTGGACTTCGAACTCCAGCTTCGCGGCCTGCGCCGGTAG
- a CDS encoding sugar transferase, whose translation MSTQAHLTRLELRHRALDLQRRRFWREVSYGAIIVASDVLALALVFTAFTMLPLDRLHPMLGPDGKSFLSGLIPLSPTALARRLTSLVFCLMATSSYTSTERQATPWRMFIALLLGLALPRWNEVWGPGVIGRWIAVGAVLGATWGILLIQRRALARALSPIDPRRLDAARTLVLGPAAEIERLRRDRSSGLESRIMPATYELSPDWGEPGAEGMPHLYDRISESNADAIVLVGPVSDVALQSVMIAASSAGARVYATRREAFRKLDEPSFVLRRSEPLMLLSRPALVGSQLVLKRVMDVIGSAVGLLILSPVLGLVGLIVKLTSPGPILFRQVRVGLGGDPFVCLKFRTMVADAEAQLAHVAPKNIHDGDQRIFKLPNDPRLTSVGKFLRRSSLDELPQLWNVLNGEMSLVGPRPALPSEVLRYAPHHFVRFEVLPGITGPWQVGGRNAIRDFEDVVQLEADYVRGWTLWRDLVILLRTLPAVLSMKGAF comes from the coding sequence ATGTCGACGCAAGCCCACCTGACGCGGCTCGAGTTGCGCCACCGCGCGCTCGACCTGCAGCGCCGTCGCTTCTGGCGAGAGGTCAGCTACGGGGCAATCATCGTCGCGTCGGATGTGCTGGCACTGGCCCTGGTCTTCACGGCGTTCACGATGCTGCCGCTGGACCGGCTGCATCCCATGCTCGGTCCGGACGGCAAGTCATTCCTCTCCGGCCTGATTCCGCTGTCGCCGACGGCGCTGGCCCGCCGTCTGACGTCGCTGGTGTTCTGCCTGATGGCGACGAGTTCCTATACCTCGACCGAGCGGCAGGCCACTCCGTGGCGCATGTTCATTGCCCTGCTTCTGGGCCTCGCGTTGCCGCGCTGGAACGAAGTGTGGGGGCCCGGCGTGATCGGGCGATGGATCGCCGTCGGTGCGGTGCTCGGCGCGACGTGGGGCATCCTGCTGATCCAGCGGCGCGCCCTCGCGCGCGCGCTGTCGCCGATCGACCCGCGTCGCCTCGATGCCGCGCGGACCCTGGTCCTGGGACCGGCCGCTGAAATTGAGCGGCTGCGGCGCGACCGCTCGTCCGGCCTTGAGAGCCGCATCATGCCCGCCACCTATGAGCTGAGCCCCGATTGGGGCGAGCCGGGCGCCGAAGGGATGCCGCACCTGTACGATCGCATCTCCGAATCGAATGCGGACGCCATCGTGCTGGTCGGGCCCGTCTCGGACGTGGCGCTCCAGAGCGTGATGATCGCCGCCTCGAGCGCCGGCGCGCGCGTCTATGCCACGCGCCGCGAGGCGTTCCGCAAGCTCGACGAACCGTCGTTCGTGCTGCGACGCTCCGAGCCGCTGATGCTGCTTTCGCGCCCGGCGCTGGTGGGCTCGCAGCTGGTGCTGAAGCGCGTCATGGACGTCATCGGGTCCGCCGTCGGACTGTTGATCCTGTCGCCCGTGCTCGGCCTGGTCGGCCTGATCGTGAAGCTCACGTCACCGGGACCGATCCTGTTCCGTCAGGTGCGCGTGGGACTGGGCGGCGATCCCTTCGTTTGCCTGAAATTCAGGACCATGGTGGCCGACGCCGAGGCGCAGCTCGCGCATGTCGCCCCGAAGAACATCCACGACGGCGATCAGCGGATCTTCAAGCTGCCGAACGATCCGCGCCTGACGTCGGTGGGCAAGTTCCTGCGCCGGTCCAGCCTGGATGAACTGCCGCAGCTGTGGAACGTGCTGAACGGCGAGATGTCGCTGGTGGGACCGCGCCCGGCCCTGCCGTCGGAAGTGCTGCGCTACGCGCCGCATCACTTCGTCCGGTTCGAGGTGCTGCCCGGGATCACCGGACCCTGGCAGGTGGGCGGCCGCAACGCGATTCGGGACTTCGAGGATGTGGTGCAGCTCGAAGCCGACTATGTTCGCGGCTGGACGCTGTGGCGCGATCTGGTGATCCTGCTGCGCACCCTGCCTGCCGTCCTCTCCATGAAGGGAGCCTTCTAG
- a CDS encoding polysaccharide biosynthesis/export family protein: protein MTVRFSMVSLLRRALPAAVVVAAACTQRVPTMLAPLPDRPWTVLPGDEVKVRVYREPDLSGQYVVTGKGDVFIPGLGRIVAAGMTADSLSTTITNGYARRIVDAIVDVGLVRSLPVLGQVQSPGVYQAEPTMSVQQVVAKAGGVRGTSLRTPTYLLQKGRDGTRFALAADLRLDRVALDEGDAIIVVDPSFVEKWAPWVMTFNQFASGLSVAISLILLSKK, encoded by the coding sequence ATGACTGTTCGATTCTCAATGGTTTCCCTGCTGCGTCGCGCTCTTCCGGCCGCGGTCGTCGTGGCGGCCGCCTGCACGCAGCGAGTCCCGACGATGCTGGCGCCGCTCCCTGACCGGCCGTGGACGGTGCTGCCTGGCGACGAGGTAAAGGTTCGGGTGTATCGAGAGCCCGACCTCAGCGGACAGTATGTCGTCACGGGCAAGGGCGACGTGTTCATTCCGGGCCTCGGCCGCATTGTCGCCGCGGGCATGACCGCGGACTCGCTCTCGACCACCATCACGAACGGCTATGCCAGGCGAATCGTCGATGCGATCGTCGACGTGGGCCTCGTCCGTTCACTCCCCGTGCTTGGACAGGTGCAGTCGCCGGGCGTCTATCAGGCGGAACCCACGATGTCCGTGCAGCAAGTGGTGGCGAAGGCCGGCGGCGTGCGAGGCACCAGCCTGAGGACGCCGACGTACCTGCTGCAGAAGGGACGCGACGGGACGCGCTTTGCGCTCGCGGCGGACTTGCGTCTCGATCGTGTTGCACTCGATGAAGGGGACGCCATCATCGTCGTCGATCCCTCATTCGTGGAGAAATGGGCGCCCTGGGTCATGACGTTCAACCAGTTCGCCTCGGGCCTGTCGGTGGCCATCAGTCTCATCCTGCTCTCGAAGAAATAG
- a CDS encoding polysaccharide biosynthesis tyrosine autokinase translates to MEQLPILADPGDANQEIDLRRAWQTVARSAWIIVICIGLATAAAMLAVRRIDPVYTASTTVRIEEKQSANPMSMFATDYTNVLATATQILTSRQLAYDVVDSLGMRLSVYQPVRRQKSEVVRAAHINADAPSQAYRLDRSDRGLREVRLLPSEKLLGSFPDSMPIPIDGGWIQLAGGASRYDRLVFTVHPRNDVASALRDAVRVTQPGRDANVLRISYTGKDPVEAMEVPNVLARAYVRRRIDLAASGARSTVSYLQRQAALVGEQLGRQELQIRDYLLARGVSSIDGKIQDLVSELELLRSNMTSITLERDAIARAIAPLKEQGADGADEFLRRAMATPEFLGIATAEVSSLQQLRTERDALIQRRTPDDPDVKALNARMDDVKERIQDRAAAFLAQRTALVEDRERRVESLQRQLAQMPAEAMGYQSLERDRQVLQETMTLVQGRLKEAEISASVPDSSASVLDDAVAADMQANSSQTLIFAVAIFSGLLVGVGVAFLRDWLDTTIHDEGDLRSIVGVPVVGIIPNLQQQARAGAYRLPPPEPAARNGAAAERAASGGKAPSSSREYHTPAAEAYRALRTNLNYLTPPRAPRVIVLTSALPGDGKTTTAVNLAITLAQQGQRVILIDAETRRGTVHEAFGIPPAPGFFDLMYGQASPGECIRRVSMEAGGSVDVLPLGSSPSVNPADLLVATRLQPLFDRLRQQYDYVLLDTPPLNLFTDAALIAASADALLLVARSDKTDRDELKFAVAQLRNVKVVLAGAVLNDVELRRGSRYRQGYGYYYEYGR, encoded by the coding sequence GTGGAACAACTACCCATTCTTGCCGATCCGGGCGACGCGAACCAGGAAATCGACCTGCGCCGCGCCTGGCAGACCGTCGCGCGCAGCGCGTGGATCATCGTGATCTGCATCGGCCTGGCGACGGCGGCGGCAATGCTCGCCGTGCGCCGCATCGACCCGGTGTACACGGCCTCCACCACGGTGCGCATCGAGGAGAAGCAGTCGGCGAACCCGATGAGCATGTTCGCCACGGACTACACGAACGTGCTGGCGACGGCCACGCAGATCCTCACCAGCCGGCAGCTGGCGTATGACGTCGTGGACTCCCTCGGCATGCGGTTGAGCGTCTACCAGCCCGTGCGGCGCCAGAAGAGCGAGGTGGTGCGCGCCGCGCACATCAACGCGGACGCGCCGTCGCAGGCGTATCGCCTCGACCGCTCCGACCGCGGCCTGCGCGAGGTGCGGCTCCTGCCGAGCGAGAAGCTCCTGGGCAGTTTCCCCGACTCGATGCCGATCCCGATCGATGGCGGCTGGATCCAGCTGGCGGGCGGGGCCTCACGGTACGATCGCCTCGTGTTCACCGTCCACCCGCGCAATGATGTCGCGTCGGCGCTGCGCGACGCGGTGCGCGTCACGCAGCCGGGGCGCGACGCGAACGTGCTGCGGATCTCGTACACGGGCAAGGATCCAGTGGAGGCCATGGAGGTGCCCAACGTGCTGGCCCGCGCCTACGTGCGACGCCGCATCGACCTTGCCGCCAGCGGCGCCCGGTCGACGGTCAGCTATCTGCAGCGGCAGGCGGCGTTGGTTGGCGAGCAGCTGGGGCGTCAGGAACTGCAGATCCGCGACTACCTCCTCGCGCGCGGTGTCTCCAGCATCGACGGCAAGATCCAGGACCTCGTTTCCGAGCTGGAGCTGCTGCGCAGCAACATGACGTCAATCACGCTGGAGCGTGACGCGATCGCCCGGGCCATCGCGCCGCTCAAGGAGCAAGGGGCGGACGGCGCGGACGAATTCCTGCGACGGGCAATGGCGACGCCGGAGTTTCTGGGCATCGCCACCGCCGAAGTGAGCTCGCTGCAGCAGCTGCGCACCGAGCGTGATGCGCTCATCCAGCGCCGGACCCCGGACGATCCGGACGTGAAGGCGCTGAACGCGCGCATGGACGACGTGAAGGAGCGCATCCAGGACCGGGCGGCGGCTTTTCTCGCGCAGCGCACCGCGCTGGTGGAGGATCGCGAACGCCGGGTGGAGTCGCTGCAGCGGCAGTTGGCGCAGATGCCGGCGGAGGCGATGGGTTACCAGAGCCTCGAGCGCGACCGTCAGGTGCTCCAGGAAACGATGACGCTCGTGCAGGGGCGCCTGAAGGAAGCGGAGATCTCGGCGTCGGTGCCGGATTCCTCCGCCTCGGTGCTCGACGACGCGGTCGCCGCGGACATGCAGGCCAACTCCTCGCAGACCCTGATCTTTGCCGTGGCCATCTTCTCGGGCCTCCTGGTGGGCGTCGGCGTGGCCTTCCTGCGCGACTGGCTGGACACGACGATCCATGACGAGGGCGACCTGCGGTCGATCGTCGGCGTACCGGTCGTTGGCATCATCCCGAACCTGCAGCAGCAGGCACGGGCCGGTGCGTACCGATTGCCGCCGCCCGAACCGGCGGCGCGCAACGGGGCTGCGGCGGAGCGCGCGGCGTCTGGCGGGAAGGCGCCGAGCAGTTCTCGCGAGTACCACACCCCAGCGGCCGAGGCGTACCGGGCGCTGCGCACGAACCTCAACTATCTGACGCCGCCGCGCGCGCCGCGCGTGATCGTCCTGACCAGCGCGCTGCCCGGCGACGGCAAGACGACCACTGCGGTGAACCTCGCAATCACCCTGGCCCAGCAGGGGCAGCGCGTGATTCTCATTGATGCCGAGACGCGGCGCGGCACCGTCCACGAGGCGTTTGGCATTCCGCCGGCGCCCGGTTTCTTTGACCTGATGTACGGGCAGGCCTCGCCGGGCGAGTGCATTCGCCGCGTCTCGATGGAAGCGGGTGGATCCGTGGATGTGCTGCCGCTCGGCAGTTCACCGAGCGTGAATCCGGCCGACCTGCTCGTGGCCACGCGCCTGCAGCCGCTCTTCGACCGTCTGCGGCAGCAGTACGACTACGTCCTGCTCGACACGCCGCCGCTCAACCTCTTCACGGACGCGGCGCTCATTGCCGCCAGCGCCGACGCGCTGCTGCTGGTGGCGCGTTCGGACAAGACGGACCGTGACGAGCTCAAGTTTGCGGTGGCCCAGTTGCGCAACGTGAAGGTCGTCCTTGCCGGCGCCGTGCTGAACGACGTCGAACTGCGGCGCGGCTCGCGGTACCGTCAAGGCTACGGCTACTATTACGAATACGGCAGATAG
- a CDS encoding O-antigen ligase family protein — protein sequence MTTVVFALFIAVTIGGIAGLGGRAFAYAFVGAAALTGVVAYYRAPARYVVFVYFLWFFTPWVRRMVDLRYGFQPASFVLMAPVVVTLIAGLTLLYRARELRGALMYPFVFTLVGIAYGYGIGVLKNGMLPATYALMTWLGPVSFAMHLILNWRIFPSLRKSFLDFLQWAVPVLGAYGIYQVAMLPPWDSYWMQAANVQSIGIPVRFGFRAFGTMNSPGPYAVALMAGIVYLLGTARRGMVFSLPLALVSLLLTRTRSGWVALAIGVFIVQFMGPLRRVTRNWFFLVLMLAVAVPVLSLDVFRDSITRRISSFASLDDDNSLRTRMMMSNLAIQAIGRRAEGEGLGATGGGTKLVTGVERQTSIDNGFLELFYVMGWLGGSLILIGLIGQLLTLARFRDSREDSFANSARAVFWGFLALLLIGDIFSGSSGAIYWGTYGFACCAHAYNYATGKGLRSRQLAREFGTASAVVNG from the coding sequence GTGACTACGGTCGTGTTTGCGCTGTTCATCGCGGTCACGATCGGAGGAATCGCCGGACTGGGCGGCCGAGCCTTCGCCTACGCCTTCGTGGGCGCGGCCGCCCTGACCGGCGTGGTCGCGTACTACCGCGCCCCGGCCCGCTACGTGGTGTTCGTCTACTTCCTCTGGTTCTTCACGCCGTGGGTGCGGCGGATGGTGGACCTGCGCTACGGCTTTCAGCCCGCGAGTTTCGTGCTGATGGCGCCCGTGGTGGTGACGCTGATCGCCGGCCTGACGCTGCTCTACCGCGCGCGCGAACTCCGCGGCGCCCTGATGTATCCGTTCGTCTTCACCCTGGTCGGGATCGCGTACGGCTATGGCATCGGCGTGCTGAAGAACGGGATGCTTCCGGCGACGTACGCCCTCATGACGTGGCTGGGACCGGTGAGCTTTGCCATGCACCTGATCCTGAACTGGCGGATCTTTCCCTCGCTTCGGAAGTCGTTCCTCGACTTCCTGCAGTGGGCCGTGCCGGTGCTCGGCGCGTACGGCATCTATCAGGTGGCGATGCTGCCGCCGTGGGACAGCTACTGGATGCAGGCGGCGAACGTGCAGTCCATCGGGATTCCGGTGCGATTCGGCTTTCGCGCCTTCGGGACGATGAACTCCCCCGGGCCGTACGCGGTGGCGCTCATGGCCGGGATCGTCTACCTGCTGGGCACGGCGCGCCGCGGCATGGTGTTTTCGCTGCCGCTGGCGCTCGTGAGCCTGCTGCTGACGCGCACCCGGTCGGGGTGGGTGGCGCTGGCCATCGGCGTCTTCATCGTGCAGTTCATGGGTCCGCTGCGACGGGTGACGCGCAACTGGTTCTTCCTCGTGCTGATGCTTGCCGTCGCCGTCCCCGTCCTCTCCCTGGATGTCTTTCGGGATTCGATTACGCGGCGCATCTCGTCGTTTGCCTCGCTCGACGATGACAACTCGCTGCGCACGCGGATGATGATGTCGAACCTGGCCATTCAGGCGATCGGCCGGCGCGCGGAGGGGGAAGGGCTGGGCGCCACTGGCGGCGGCACCAAACTCGTCACGGGCGTCGAACGCCAAACGTCCATCGACAACGGTTTCCTGGAACTCTTCTACGTCATGGGATGGCTCGGCGGCAGCCTGATCCTGATCGGACTCATCGGCCAGCTGCTGACCCTGGCGCGCTTCCGGGATTCACGGGAAGACTCGTTCGCCAACTCGGCGCGCGCGGTCTTCTGGGGATTTCTCGCGCTGCTCCTCATTGGCGACATCTTCAGCGGGAGTTCCGGCGCGATCTACTGGGGGACGTACGGATTTGCCTGCTGTGCCCACGCGTACAACTACGCGACGGGCAAGGGACTCAGATCCCGGCAGCTTGCGCGCGAGTTTGGCACGGCGTCCGCCGTCGTGAACGGTTAG
- a CDS encoding glycosyltransferase family 4 protein yields the protein MRAGADVLRVALPCTGLGRQHRGFETITRETHAALRATPGLSLRVFGGGGALREDEQAVWNLSRDSRLAQWVAAHTRYGAYFVEQATFFAGFLPSLLAWRPHVVYYADLNFGNACWHWRRVSGQRFRLLYYNSGPTTQPYTRCDFVQQVTPAQHDAALARGESADRMCLLPHGLALPSAPPARSPELRAATRRAFRAPDNKPLLLSVGMLGSTLKRMDVLVNAVAALGAERPHLVILGQETPETAALREQAAAQLGDGAWIGTWPRDRISDAYAAADAFALLSLSEGFGLAYIEALAAGLPCVVYDSANTAFILGEHAYRGDTSSPAGTAALLRRALSETTTETIRRARWTWVRDRFSWDVLAPRYVEMLRACAVGQLPAWSRA from the coding sequence ATGAGAGCCGGCGCTGACGTGCTTCGCGTCGCGCTCCCGTGCACCGGCCTCGGGCGGCAGCACCGCGGCTTCGAGACGATCACGCGCGAGACACACGCGGCGCTCCGGGCCACGCCCGGGCTGAGCCTGCGCGTCTTCGGGGGCGGCGGCGCGCTGCGTGAGGACGAACAGGCGGTCTGGAACCTCTCCCGTGATTCGCGGCTGGCTCAATGGGTGGCCGCCCACACGCGGTACGGCGCGTATTTCGTGGAGCAGGCGACGTTCTTCGCCGGATTTCTTCCCTCGCTATTGGCCTGGCGCCCGCATGTGGTCTACTACGCTGACCTCAACTTCGGGAATGCCTGCTGGCACTGGCGGCGAGTCAGTGGTCAGCGGTTCCGGCTCCTGTACTACAACAGCGGGCCAACGACACAGCCGTACACCCGCTGTGACTTCGTTCAGCAGGTGACGCCGGCGCAGCATGACGCCGCGCTCGCACGCGGCGAGTCGGCTGATCGGATGTGCCTGCTGCCGCATGGCCTCGCGCTGCCGTCTGCCCCGCCGGCGCGCTCCCCGGAACTGCGGGCGGCGACGCGGCGCGCATTCCGCGCGCCGGACAACAAGCCGCTGTTGCTCTCCGTCGGCATGCTCGGATCGACGCTCAAGCGGATGGATGTTCTGGTCAATGCGGTGGCCGCCTTGGGCGCCGAGCGACCACACCTGGTCATCCTCGGTCAGGAGACGCCAGAGACCGCGGCGCTGCGTGAGCAGGCAGCCGCCCAGCTGGGGGACGGCGCCTGGATTGGCACCTGGCCGCGCGATCGCATCAGCGACGCCTATGCAGCGGCTGACGCCTTTGCCCTCCTCTCGCTGAGCGAGGGCTTTGGACTGGCCTACATCGAGGCGCTCGCCGCTGGACTGCCGTGCGTGGTTTACGACAGTGCGAACACGGCGTTCATCCTCGGCGAGCATGCATATCGCGGCGACACCTCGTCGCCGGCCGGTACTGCGGCGCTGCTTCGGCGGGCGCTCAGCGAGACGACCACGGAAACGATACGACGCGCGCGCTGGACCTGGGTGCGTGATCGCTTTAGCTGGGACGTGCTCGCCCCGCGCTACGTCGAGATGCTTCGGGCGTGCGCCGTGGGACAGTTGCCCGCGTGGAGCCGGGCATGA
- a CDS encoding glycosyltransferase, whose protein sequence is MTATVEYSVIVPTRDRRRELTACLERLASGAQSLEAARYEVIVPDDGEFDATDAWLRAEFPWVRHVRGPRRGPAANRNTGARAARGAWLVFADDDIVPSRDWLSALAGAVSRGDVLEGQTTCAAGVPSPRYHAPENRTGGVLWSCNFAVRRATFVAVAGFDEGFAVPHMEDADLRERLRAAGHAILWVPEAVVDHPPRRLPSGTRLGEFREAEVRYLYKYGAPRPVRWRMLKNVILSRLVNIRHHRKGPDSLLALFALGAEVWYVLLHGAAWERRYAREFPPGRTP, encoded by the coding sequence ATGACGGCCACCGTGGAGTACTCCGTGATCGTGCCCACACGCGACCGGAGGCGAGAACTCACCGCCTGCCTGGAGCGCCTGGCCTCGGGTGCGCAGTCGCTGGAGGCCGCGCGGTATGAGGTCATTGTCCCCGACGACGGCGAGTTCGATGCAACCGATGCGTGGCTGCGCGCCGAGTTTCCGTGGGTGCGCCATGTGCGGGGCCCGCGCCGCGGCCCGGCCGCCAACCGCAACACCGGCGCACGCGCGGCGCGCGGTGCGTGGCTGGTCTTTGCCGACGATGACATCGTGCCATCGCGGGACTGGCTGTCGGCCCTTGCCGGCGCCGTGAGCCGCGGTGATGTCCTCGAAGGCCAGACCACGTGCGCAGCGGGCGTGCCGTCGCCGCGCTATCATGCGCCGGAAAACCGGACGGGTGGCGTGCTCTGGTCCTGCAACTTCGCCGTGCGCCGTGCGACGTTCGTGGCGGTGGCGGGCTTCGACGAGGGGTTTGCCGTTCCGCACATGGAGGATGCCGACCTGCGGGAGCGACTTCGCGCCGCCGGACATGCGATCCTCTGGGTGCCGGAGGCCGTGGTGGACCATCCGCCCCGTCGCCTGCCGTCGGGGACGCGCCTCGGCGAGTTTCGGGAAGCCGAGGTGCGCTACTTGTACAAGTACGGCGCGCCGCGACCCGTGCGCTGGCGGATGCTGAAGAACGTGATCCTCAGCCGGCTCGTGAATATCCGCCATCACCGCAAGGGGCCGGACTCCCTGCTCGCGCTCTTCGCGCTCGGCGCCGAAGTGTGGTACGTGCTGCTGCATGGCGCCGCCTGGGAACGCCGGTACGCGCGGGAGTTTCCGCCGGGACGGACGCCGTGA